One part of the Candidatus Hydrogenedentota bacterium genome encodes these proteins:
- the pdxB gene encoding 4-phosphoerythronate dehydrogenase PdxB has product MKILVDENVPYGREAFGLLGAVVTAHGRKISRDMLVDADALVVRSITKVNRELLEGTPVRFVGTCTIGEDHIDKAWLAENGVAFSSAPGCNANSVGDYITAALLHLAEKHTLDLSSMKLGIVGVGNVGGRVWKKAEALGLECVLCDPPRFEREGDARFRPLDELLDCDLITFHVPMEKAGPHPTWHLCDGALMARMKPGVILLNSSRGAVVDNAALKTALRSGQVRAAVLDVWEGEPRPDLELLGLVDIATPHIAGYSFDGKVNGTRQICEALCASLGLPAAWDPRPLLPAPECPELTVNAGDPDAVHGAVRKVYDIMADDARMREIALQDGPEAQAAFFDRLRKEYPRRREFFNTRMIVQPEAPIVAATLSGIGFTVA; this is encoded by the coding sequence ATGAAAATACTTGTGGACGAGAATGTGCCCTACGGGCGCGAGGCGTTCGGCCTGCTGGGCGCGGTGGTGACGGCCCACGGCCGGAAAATCAGCCGGGACATGCTGGTGGACGCGGACGCCCTGGTGGTGCGCAGCATCACAAAGGTGAACCGGGAACTCCTGGAGGGCACCCCGGTCCGGTTTGTGGGCACCTGCACCATCGGCGAGGACCACATAGACAAGGCCTGGCTGGCGGAGAATGGCGTCGCTTTTTCCAGCGCGCCTGGGTGCAACGCGAACAGCGTGGGGGATTACATCACCGCCGCACTGCTGCATTTGGCTGAAAAGCACACCCTGGACCTGTCCAGCATGAAACTGGGCATTGTGGGCGTGGGCAATGTGGGGGGGCGGGTCTGGAAAAAGGCGGAGGCCCTCGGTCTGGAATGCGTCCTGTGCGACCCGCCGCGTTTCGAGCGCGAGGGGGACGCGCGCTTCCGTCCTTTGGACGAACTGCTGGACTGTGACCTCATCACCTTCCATGTGCCGATGGAAAAGGCCGGGCCGCACCCCACCTGGCACCTTTGCGACGGGGCGCTGATGGCCCGGATGAAACCCGGCGTCATTCTCCTGAACTCGTCCCGGGGCGCCGTGGTGGACAACGCCGCCCTCAAGACTGCCCTGCGTTCGGGCCAGGTGCGGGCGGCGGTGCTGGACGTGTGGGAGGGCGAGCCCCGGCCCGACCTGGAACTTCTCGGACTGGTGGACATCGCCACACCCCATATCGCGGGGTATTCCTTTGACGGCAAAGTCAACGGCACCCGCCAGATTTGCGAGGCCCTCTGCGCCTCGCTTGGACTGCCCGCCGCATGGGACCCCAGGCCCCTGCTGCCCGCGCCAGAATGCCCTGAACTGACTGTAAACGCAGGAGACCCGGACGCCGTTCATGGCGCGGTCCGGAAGGTTTATGACATAATGGCCGATGATGCCCGCATGCGTGAAATTGCCCTGCAGGACGGCCCCGAGGCGCAGGCGGCTTTCTTTGACCGCCTCCGCAAGGAATACCCCCGGCGCAGGGAGTTCTTCAACACGCGGATGATTGTCCAGCCGGAAGCGCCCATTGTGGCGGCGACACTGTCGGGCATTGGTTTTACTGTGGCGTGA